The genome window CTGCGGCTTTGGAAATTCACAATTTCACATTGGGTTACCACTTTGGCTGCTCTGCCCAGACTAAGTAGCGCAGGCTGCACATCTCAGGTTAAGACAGAGAAGTCAGCCGACCACTCACTGTTGTTCACATCAGTCAGTGTGCAACAAAATTCATGTCATAAATAGACATAAATGGACATTTTGTAGCTGATACTATATTGGAAAGAAGGTGGTATGTTAAATCTGTGTAAATGTAAGAGTTAATTTTCTTATAATGCATAAAATGTTAAAGCACCAAGAAAACCTACATCAGCTTATGTGCCGTACAAATATGTAAAGGATTCATTGTGAGAACACTAAAAGAAAGTTGGAAAATGTGTGGGTGTTGTTGGTGATTTCTGTTGTAACAGACTTTACAGTAATAAGACTCACAGGCAGAGTTCCCCTCTCTGCCAAAGTATTAGTCATCACTGTGTAACATGAGTTGCCGATGTCTGGGCCACCCCTCTGGCTCATGTACTGACCACAGGTTACACACTTTTCCTGAGGGCTTAAACTCATTCAATAATGCCATTCAATACAGGGAGGCAGAAAGAGCCTACAGACAGCAGTGAACAAGAACAAGCTGAGACTCCTCTAGCTGATTTTATATCATCACACCAGCAGAAATGCAGCATTCAAGGCATTTAGAAGAAATGGCCTGGGTTGGGACTATGAGCAAGCAAGTACATGCATGACATGAAGAAATGTGAAGGTCTTAATCAGGAGAGTTATAACTCTGGTGTGTTTACACACTGAGGCCAAGCCCATCTTGCTAACCCTGAACCAagccacagaggagaaaaaagattACGCTCCTGTAGGTGTGTAAGTAAAGGCACACGTCTCTCTAACATTTCAATTCcacaaactgaactgatctCACGACAATAGAATGctgatgttattttttgtgaGAGGGGGATGGGGTGAGGGGGCGTTTCACATCCTCTTAATGGTGCACCATGTCGTTCTGACAGATGTGTTTACACGGGCAGAGCCTGCAACTATACATGAAATTCTTTCAATTATTCTACCtcattttataataaatcaaaatatttaaatagcaaaaatgtatgtaaataaaACTTCAGTAACCTGTGGACTAATTTTCCCCCGAtgaaagttttttaaaaatatattttttacaaaCAATACATTCTATACACTGTTTACTTTTCTGACTTCCTTTAAAACTATACACTGCATCTTTAAATGACTACATGATCATTTCCACAACATcctctttcagtgtttttactcATGTTTTCCTCTTTACCTTTAGATGACTCCAACTCAGATGAGGATGTCTCTAAGTGTGTGCTGGTCCCTAGAGGATGTGCTCCTTGCTCCTCACCCTCCTCAGTCCCATCAGCCCTGTCACCCAGTATCCCCATCCCTGTATACAGTGGACGTAGCTACAGCCCTCATGGCTCCGTGGTCTTCTCAGAGTCTCCTTCATCCTCCCGCCCCCCACTGCCTTGCGGTAGTGTTCCCCGGCAAAATCTTTCTCCAAGGAATGACGTTACCTCCCACGGATCCCTGCGGCTGTCGCACCCCAACAGGAACAGTACCACCTCACTCCTCTCCACATCCCCAGGCTCAGACACCAGCTACATCATGGGCAGGTAGAACTAGTCCAATTCAAACCGTTAATGAACAGTTAACAAGCTACGAGACTGCACAACAAGATGGGATTGAATGGGATTAGCACTGAAGGGTTCACATGACCCTTTTCTGTTACGTTATGGGTAACTGAATCAACATTTATGAACATCTGCAACTCTTCCCTGAATTTACAAGCAAGAATGTATGGTGTCATATCAGCTGTATAGCTACTCCTCTGACTATGAATGACTGTGGCCTGAGATGTTGGAGATTTTACATTGAAAAGTACATTTTATGAGAGCAGTTAAAGTCATAAACCCCGAAATGTACCCACATCCACAGAAAACCACAATGAGCTctgtttttccatctttttaaaATTCTCCTTGGAGTCATAAATAAGATGTTTCAAATTAGAGGTCAAGACAAACGCTTCCCTTGTTTGTGCAATTAGGGAACCACAGTTAATGTTTACTAAACTAAACTATCCAAGGGCATATTTGAATGGAGAATTTAGTGGCATTTCCTTATGTTTTATAGACACCAAGAAACAGCTGGAGTTTTGATCTGGCCTGATGCAACCTATTATCTTCTCCCTTGCATAGCTGCCTGTCCTTGGCCAGTGAAGATGCGGATTCTCCAGAGTCTCTCCTTACTCGCACACCTGGCCCCTTCAGCGATGGGTCCCGAACACAGCCCTTTGATACCAGACAGAGCCCAGACAAACCCTGGCCAACAAAGCCTTCACCGGTGGGACAGTTCCAGGAGCTCCACTGCAGAGGATCACAAAGCAGCCCTGCCTCATTGGCGGGTTCCTTGACGGATATCCCTGTGCTGCTGGTCAACGGGGCGCCAGAAAAACACCTTGGCCACAAGACTTTAACACCAGAGATGGCCTTCACACAAACCATCAAGATGTCCGGCACTAAACCATCTTCTCCGCAGAGTGAGTCTTGAAGTTCGGTTGTACAGATGGCCAGCTTATGTCTGTTGCTGAAATTGAGACACAACATTGGACTGTTGTCTGCAAACTGAACCACCTGTcatgctgtatttttctttactgtttAGGTTTCCAAGCCCATTTCAGTGGCAGTCAGCCGTCAATGAAGTTTGTCATGGACACTTCTAAACTCTGGTTCTGCCCACATTTCAACAGAGCAGAGGGTGAGGCTCTAATGATACCAAATGTCACATAAATAATTTGGGACCCAGCTTTGCAAAAATCTTGGTGATTTTCGTGTTTTAGCCTACCTTTGTCTAATTAATTGAAGGGTGCCATGCTCCATGGGTCTTTTCTAATGAAACCTGTTCAATATCCAACTGGAAAATGCCAGCACTAAGTATGCTGAGAGTGAGTCACTGTAGAACtaatttacatttgaaattcacattaaacttttttctttttttttaaaggttgtgTTGTAGAGTAGGTGTGGTCATACTTATGCAACTGTCTCTGAGCTGATATATGATGTGTCATCAATTCTAGCCGAAGCCCTGCTGAAAGACAAGGAGCCTGGAAGCTTTGTGGTGAGAGACAGCACGTCCTACCGAGGCAGCTTTGGACTGGCTATGAAGGTGGATCAAACTTCTTCCAACTTCTCCCCTTTAAGCCATCCAGGTAACCCTTTACTTGTCAGTATAAGATGGTTTGGGGTTTGAAACTACCTTATGACTCCTTTAGAAACTTAAATCATCATAAACAGCCTCAGCATATTTAGGTCAGTACAGATACACATTTAACAACAGATGGTCTTGAGTACTGGTTACCCACATCAAGCCCACCGCGTGTCTCTCCCACACCCCAGACAAGATGATCTCCACAGGCCTCCCACACTGGCTGACCGCATTCCCAGTCCCAACCGTGCATAGATTGCTGTCCATAACACACATATAAAGTGtgttacatttgtgtgtgacaAAAGAACTTCCCTCTCTTACACATTTTACCCTTAAATGCATAAGCACATGGAACCTACACTCTTCCATGACTGGCTCAAAAATGACCCATATTAGATTCAATGTAGATTTcaataattttgtttgttttctttgtttgtttgtttgtttgttttgtttttactaaatTATATGAAAGAAACATATTTGGTGTGCTTAAGAATGACTTATCTTTTGAAATTTGGTTGTGtaacaaattttaaaatgtagatGTTGTACTAGTTGATAATAAGTATACTTTAAGCACCTACTATATGGGCTGTCAAActaatttacttacttactggcCAAAGGATAGTGAAACACATGTCACTGTAAGCATCTCTCTCTAATTGCTTTATTATGCCAACAACACATCCACAAAACTTATATTAATCCTAATGTCAATGAAATGGCCCCACTATACCTTTTATTATACTTTTCATTATAGATCAGTGGCCGGCACCATGAATTTTAGCAATAATCTGCAGTCAGATAAAGGATAAATCATTTGAGCAGACTAGACTAGTGGGGCAGGCAACCAAGAATATGTTGTCAGACAAATATTACACAAggcaaataaataca of Myripristis murdjan chromosome 1, fMyrMur1.1, whole genome shotgun sequence contains these proteins:
- the LOC115361104 gene encoding tensin-4-like, whose amino-acid sequence is MPIVGSMSTMIPNHVLRVGQSIRVDSAEETLNKRHGLIEPTSDPSDSDLDISLDNLNQLILELDPTFEPIQVNKSPSCTSPPTDDSNSDEDVSKCVLVPRGCAPCSSPSSVPSALSPSIPIPVYSGRSYSPHGSVVFSESPSSSRPPLPCGSVPRQNLSPRNDVTSHGSLRLSHPNRNSTTSLLSTSPGSDTSYIMGSCLSLASEDADSPESLLTRTPGPFSDGSRTQPFDTRQSPDKPWPTKPSPVGQFQELHCRGSQSSPASLAGSLTDIPVLLVNGAPEKHLGHKTLTPEMAFTQTIKMSGTKPSSPQSFQAHFSGSQPSMKFVMDTSKLWFCPHFNRAEAEALLKDKEPGSFVVRDSTSYRGSFGLAMKVDQTSSNFSPLSHPEEGSSELIRHFLIESSTKGVCIKGSSIEPYFGSLSALVYQHTITAYALPCKLLLPTKELCTEEKANDNTSSVDNNKTACNFVYLNAVPTEMLTGPCAVQKAVTATLNKDPSAISPTIVNMKASSKGVTLTDINRRLFFRRHYPANLMSYGGEDPEKRLWLKGSSFRARMFGFVAKGAEAGKGNVCHIFAEYDALQPCDKAIECIRAAGAKP